The nucleotide window tgctcagaaattacccttcctcggaaggggagcatactcatcccactaggagccgtgctctaaaacgggacccttgcgaaggggagcaaacgtgctcaaatcaggaccttgagaaagataggttatttcttccttagccaagggagaaaaattcaccatgcggcagtggcgctgctttgagggaaccctaaaaggtgagctgccaacagcctgaagaggcttcaatcgtaggagccttcgcttctagcatgttaagggtaggtttcaaaccctgagaaacagggagaaatgccaacacccgccagaaggtggtgctctagtaggaccctttccgcagaaaggggagcagccaaggtcatttcaaggtcctgaaaaaggggggaactcctagttagtcataaagcctgaagggaaggtgacactcgacccggaagtcaggcgcagacaggctcctaaccctggttaacagagaggaaaacccgcctgccaggaggcagcgctcggatttcacccttcctcagaaggggagcttactcctcctgccaggagcagtgctcgagaggaacccttttctcaaaaggggagcaatcatacctgactcaggaagcctgatgacagattctacccaaacaaaggggaatttgtccacacgacagtggtgctactaacgaaccttgaattaaggtgagctgctgtcgttgaagagctctgagaggaccctttccgcggaaaggggagctactaaagttacttcaagttcctgagaagggagctcctggatagtcatggtgacagactcctaaccctgaaggtcagggaggaacgcccgtcccgacgaggggcgctcattggggaccctttcctcggaaaggggagagcccagctcgtgcgtgaggcctgaagagtgagaatcagcctggacaagaaggacaggcccctaacccagatgaaccgggaggagaacctggctctgtcagtgggaaacagtactctaaataaaccccttccgcagaaaggggagtactacctcggttgaatcgaccctgccctcgggctaacagggggatcgacagaccccagtctaggtggacttatcttcctgtctcaacgggacataaatcccccggagcaggaacttatgaggatagactcctaaccctaaaggccagggaggaacgcccatcccgccgagggggcgctcgttagggacccttcccttgggaaggggagagcccagctcgagtgtgagcctgaagagtgagaatcagcctggacaagagggacaggctcctaacccagatggaccggggagaaaacctggcttgtcagcgagaagcggtactctgaataaaccctttccgcagaaaggggagtactactttagttactggagaactgagaaattgctccttggagacaaaactcaggaggtgctggaaagaaccttcggctgataagatcacttcacaggatctaaagtccacagagagagtctggaagagggattctcagaaaaaggcctgcaaaggacaaatgttaaacatgccaagtaggggtgtaaatattaatcgattcgtatcgatgcatcgattatgcagccgctgattcaatgcatcgattcgtccgcaagaatatcgattaatgtgtttattttgccgcctgtttgttcacttgttATTTTTAGAACCCGTTCCTACCTTTCTTTTACCGTCTATGGCTCCGATGTATTAAGCGcactacctactcctaagctgcgggtggcactaacctcactgtcttcttcttcacacgccttactttcgtttcacagtcagtctatgatgttgttcatgttcacagacctcacgttgttgtctgactttcaagagcgatgattttgaactgattttgtggagtagtattctatttgcagttcatctactgcagaggatgtgtgaccattacctcttaataagatgcaaattgtattttcaaaatgtaaccaattttgtatgaaagaaacttttttaaaacgatgaataggctaattggcaatagtagacctgcactataagttttttttttctttttttttttttcttcttattacaatttatctgattgcactttgtagatgcagtaacttatatttgctgttctatttgcagtgcattgagcacaactgctttagtggaacatacacattatgtgaatagaatactgtttctgtattctcaataaaaagcaaattatttaccatttttgttgatttatttgaaacttaatagatatcatgtaaaaatatctaatactgaatcgaatcggatcgaatcgcatcgtatcacagggaattctgaagtatcgaaaataatcgattcgttggcttaagaaatcggtatcgtatcgaatcgtcttgaaggctccgatttacacccctaatGCCAAGgccaatcctaagaaagaaacttagggagcttaccttgaagaggacataagtcctatgtctaacatatgctgagagggtggtttaccgcacgacctgtggcgtggataggacgaacactgccgtaaccataacccgtaggatcagagggggagcatccgccgtgaactcgtcgtgtttttctctgagaagcaaaaacataacacacaggcctgagacagtattaagttctttttttctttattaaaagaaaaatatggatattactcacccatgagtgacctgcatttaactcaaacttaaacaaaacctgtttaaggagttaaaatccagaccatcgtaatggaggttcttatgcTTTTTTTTAGGACATAAGAACCGCTGTgtgcagggagctcatgttgtagggctcggacctgggccttcatggagtgaaggactcaaaaggcagtgatctacctagcccaagtcacataaatccagaaaggccaatgagcctgggaaaactaacagatcagtgaaagacctccagttagtcctcctgaaaacagcccaaaccagcagagtgggctgtctatttaaaccctagcaggggagacagcaccatctaggcaagagcttaaaagaactgcttttctgttttcaaacaaaaagtaatcagtaagcccacacacagatatccgcagatatctgtatgtgtaggaaggactaccTGAGGTAAAAACTGACTGGaagcctccagccctaaagtaggaagagttaacatacagctagcctcagacagctgtagttaataggactgttctgccatgatctgcataatcatggtcgaactagtctaggaaatcttcccctttatatgtacacatatacgcatacataacatgcatatgtatatacatatacatgcacacacatatttatggcagtaaattaactccacaatcgcgacgcgcagcacatattcggctcccgcgggagctaaacaaactccgcccagacgccaaattccctcaggaaaaaaacaagcaaggagccgctggcgacgccgcgaatgcgtctgttaatgccgcgagaggcaaacacactcatgcaaaatgaggaacagagaaactcacctccctcttttgcgtactgcgttttcgcgataagcccgttatgctgcgttcacaccaaacgcgaatatgcgtctaaattcgcgccgcctcccgacatgcggagttacagcccgagcccaccgcagatggagtgccagagccgagagtgacagagcctgacccatctgaccaggtgcgagagccggcatcaacatccgtgacggtggattgtcacgtggagcgagagagggcgatagagagccctgcccactgcaccaccgctgagggtgagctgggatctaattctggggatttaatagacttcttctcggatcttgcccaagataactcatgtgacttaatagactttttctctgagccactgacctgcatagacttccctcccacccgccctcgtctgtctgaatctgtctggtccccgctggttccgcccagccgtcctgagtccccgctggttccgcccagccgtcctgagtccccgctggttccgcccagctgcccaaagtctcccaggtcagcagtcagtcccccagctcaccctcagcccaccacctgtgcagtgggctcgccgcgggactgccagcttccatcggcgtctcggctggaggatccctcagctccgcctccagcctccgagtccaggactccgcctcggcccttcgaccccgcggttccaccacggctctcgacgccctcctcttcaccgtcgcccgtcgatccaccagctccaccgggctccatcgtctttccggctccgccctggtcagtcgtcaccccatcggctcctcaggactctgctcctccggctgtgcctcgtcgcgccgtcccaccggctccttgggactcctccttcctgcgggcacagcctccatcctctgtcgctccggctccgccgcggatctccgggactccgcctccgcctcgggcgccagagcctgttccaccttggccctccggatcctcggcgtcaccccggatcatcggctctccgtcttcgcctcgggctccttctccatctgctccgcctctgtcggtcggccccatggagtcggcacgccttcgtccaccatggttcctccctccgtcggctccacagtgggccgtcatcatggctgtggtctgggtctgttcctcctgcttcaggtccctcctgtttcctccctggctcctcccaccttcgtcgcccccctggactctgttgactttgtttgttgtccccctcctggggtgccgtcctccgcccaagcctcctccctcatggactctgtttttccgcccctctcgttttttccacggcgcgaggacgcgcctttccggaggggggcgtaatgtcacagctctgtctgtcattggtttcacccattgtctccccctgccattctgttgtcatttggtttagccctcgtcaccgtcatctgttacacctgtccttgtaattattagtcatctgtgtcacctgtgtttgataattagtttgcctttataagtctgtctttgagtttagtcttttgtcggtctttaacgttgaatgtcgtgtgtaagtgttcctgcctgatcctgcctgttcctgcattgttcttcttgaagtattatataaaatatattgttaattgttaatcttgtctttcgtctcgtctcgtcctgcacacacccctgacaatcgcgcgtaacgcgccagacgctcaattcgcgccattcgcgcaaactagacgcgcgaatgaggcgaattcgcgtctaccgcgccgcgctaaacgccaattcgcgccgcaagaactccagacgcgcgtagacgcgtcttaccattgacttaacattgaaatcactcgcgccagacgcatattcgcgtttggtgtgaacgcagcattagtccctcgggagctgaacgagctgtaatttaccacacccacatagcagagagtcgtagcaagtgggtatgagagcgtgcctctcgttacaaacaagcaatgaatgcaccggtcgcattctactctctcaagaggtaatcttgcttgcgttctcccctcacagctcaggcggtgtgaaagtgcgggtatcagattaccacacacgtcacaagcaggcctccggtgagagaatatgcactcctagacaaagagaaggctgaagacagcgaagagggtgtatgtttacttcggcgactctttatactgtgtcgcccggtagtgacgcaccagcagcgacgtgcgcgccgcagtgacgtcatacgctgtcgccggccatttcatggagtttttctatgcattcttcagacacgagtcacgctgcagcgttccccaatagcgacccctaggggacgcggtgagagttccctcggaagggaacttgTTCTGcatatcagaactacattctttggttttacttcttgtgatggatgagtAAGgtaatttggcttttgtgttcctcatatttataatcctgtggaacagaaagtcattgctggacaattttatactcctagccaccctggtgtgctaaaaaagtgtaatattaatgggaatatacttcagagatattttacttagacatatttttaggggtgccaataattgtggccaacgtgaactagagaaaaacatttatttcataatgagattcccccccattttccatcgttttacttcaatgaaaggttggaattttgtgaatttttcgaatgaaagatctaaaggataaacgatgcagatttattttcacagtcacctttgctcatatttactaagggtgccaatattagtggagggcactgtatattttATACTGTATATGTAATTCATATACTATCATATATTATCAAAGCCTCGTCCTTGTCCTCATATACAGATAATTTACAGCAAAATTACGCACCAATACTAGAACTAGGACATAATGTTATACTAGACAGACAGCAAGGTGTTCTAGTAATAGCATTTTCATTGATCTGGGGATGGAAAGTCTTCTTAGGAAATAAGGTAATTGACAGTGAAGGACTCTTTTTTTGGTAGTTTTTCCTACGCACCTATCAGTGATGTACCAAGGTGGTTGTCGATAGGAAATGAGAAAAGAAATTTCTTGGCATGCATTTCAAGAAGTTCACAAGAATGCTCCTAAGTGCAATTCTCAAAATATATTCttaaaaacatcttttatatCTTTTAAATTATAGCCTTTGGCATTATCTGACTGAATAAATGGCAGTTCTTGCTAAAGATAATGTGATCTCGCTGATAAACTCTTGGGTTGCCTATTTTATGCTGCCTGGATATTACCGTTATATGCTAcagtaattatgttttatttacattcaCATACCTAGTAATAGTCCTGCTATGTATTACATGCTCCTAGTGTTACATTGTAGTTTTGCATcaaatgtttgtttaaaataacccaataaatacattaaattctttaattttaaaggtgccatagaatggaaaactgaatttaccttggcatagttaaataataacagttcagtacatggacaagACATACcttgagtctcaaacaccatcgtttcctccttcttataaatctagtatttgcaaaagaccaccgaaaaataggtcaattccaacataacaccgactgttacgaaacagtctgtgttacagccgagatcgttaatagttacgcctccaacatttgcatcgcccaatcatcggcaACGTCAGCACATCGGTTaagtcactcaagggacacggttagcttaatgctagcgctagcctgttacattgcaatacataggatttcaattaccacataaacagagagatgcctgcgctgatgatggcgaatgatttacagatcccgagtatcactgagaagcagctcaacttgtgtggtaagaagcgctccctctgcattataactttacacagagcacatgcatcacagtaaacAGACTAAAatgtccgcgattcaaaacggcagattcaacaaaccgcatattaaaagcggctagagctcctaattaaatatatttttttatccatgtgcaagctattgtgctctgtgaaacagccaatcagagcagagctcattaatattcatgaagcttccaaataagccaataacagagcatttcgttctaggggcaaatcctagggttgtaaatggacctgtaaaaccatttctggagattttttgccctttcccatgccatataccttctatgtagatatcagagaacaattttaaatattctcttaatgcattctatggcacctttaagtaaaGTTATTTCCAATGAtttttaagaaaattatttttaagaaTTTGAATTCTTCTTAAAATTTGTCTtaccaaaaaaaaactttattatttattaagtaaGAGAATATAAAGAAAATATCAGTTAAGAAAAATTGTATTCTTTTACAATGTTTTGTGGATCTGGCCCCTGACTCCACAGTTTGTGTATTTGATGTGTGAGTTTCACaactgcatttgatttttcacttaaaataaaaatgtttgtttacTCAAATTAATTGGGTTGCTTGGTGGAAAACAGAAGAACTTGATTCCTAAGCTGTGGCTTACGTGCAGGATGAGCAGCTATTCAGAAGTAGTCAGGGTTTTCAGGAAATGTATCAGTCAGTTCATCTACTCTACTGTACATGCTCCGTTGGCCACGAAAGATGGGTTTAAGATATATGCTTATATAACCTCAGCAGCTCTACTCTTTAAGTGTTCTTTACCAGAGTAAAGCCTAGTTGACAGCACAAGGTGGAAAGTAACGTTCTGCAGCAAagcaatacatttttaataagctaaaatggcatgtaaTGTGCTTTCTCATGTTTGCTTAGATAAAAAATGCACACAGTAAAATAATAAACCATTTATATGAAATGTGCTTCAAAATTATTGCATAATTCAGTATTATCaaacatttgtatttttattgttcaatatatttaatattgattTGATGTTTTTATGCCCGACAAGTCATTGATATCTGTGATCACAATTTTATACACATTAATCAGCCAAACATATTTAATTTCTTCTGAAAAGAAGCAAGCTTTATTTCCATTGTCTTTCCATTGCTTACAAAATTGACACTTTAAAGTAGTTCCATCATAGACATGTTTGTTTAAAAGTTTTGATGGCACATTTTTATTCAAACAACAGTAAATAGTGCAAATTAGAAATGTATTAAGCATAAAGATCACACTACTGCTGTTGCAAATACATGCGAATTAGTAGTGAAGCACGGCGCGCTGGAAATTCTTGTGAATCCCCTCTCATGACGCTATGAATCCATGGCAGGTACGCAGAAATCTTTGTATATACAGCATGCTTTTTTACAGAACAAGCCTTGTCGAAGGAGAGGATGCCCGCGGCATACACTGTATTGGTGTGGGTGTTCAGGAATGCAATAGCGCCGCCTGCATCGCCAAAGCAAACGTTTTCCTCGTAGCCACTGGGTCCCGTGCAGAACTGTTTGTCACCCACATTTGGTGTACTTGCAAGAATTTGAGCCTTGCATGACCGGACGGGCAGAGATAAAAACTTGAGGATTGGAGCAGGGGTAAAAAGACTCCCCCAACCCCACCCAGCAATGATGCCCCTCTCTCCTTCCTTCTCTTCCTCGTTATCTCCAATCTCAGGAAGGGGGATGGGCATTACAGACTCACTAAATTTGACTGGATCCTTCAGTTTGATCAGAGCAAGGTCGTTGTCCCATTCGGATGTGTTCTGAAAGCCTGGATGCAAAAACACCTGCAAGATAAAAGCATGTCAATGATTAACCATCATGCAACAATTACCTCCTTCATTCCTTTCttgacatacagtcaagcccgaaattattcatacccctggcaaattctgacttaaagttacttttattcaaccagcaagtttttttggacccaaaagataataagacgatgtacaagtggcatcattgtggaaaaaaaatatttctcagcttttatttacatttgaacaaaaagtggcatgtccaaaattattcataccctttgcaaactgtcacagtctatgggaaaaatccaaagttccaaatagtccaagctgttctaaagcatcctaattaccctgattaattgggaacagctgttttaatcaactcaacaggtgaaaaacagaagctctctgctgtcgGTTTGTGGACattcatggctaagacaaaggagctcactgacgacctgcggctgcgcattgtggcttgtcacaagtcaggaaagggatATAAGACCGTATCtaaatattttgtaattccagtggctacagtgcaaagtattatttaaaaaaacaagacgttctgcactgtgaaaaatctcagaggacatggtcggaagccaaataTGAAACCTGTGCTGGCCTGGAgtatagtgagagaggtaaaaaagaatccacggatcaccaccaaggccatcctgatgaatctgggctctgctggtggcaacatctcaatgcagacagtccaatggacactgcacatcgctgggttccacggatgcagaccaaggaggacaccacttctccagataaggcacaaaaACCCGCTTGGCCtttacaaatgctcatctggacaaagaagaagacttctggtcttctgtttcttttagaagaaacaaaaatgtaattgtttggccacaatgatgtagccttcatttggcgtaaaaaaaggagaagccttcaaccctaagaacaccatccccactgtcaaacatggccgtgggaacctaatgttttttttgttttgttttttagccaatggaccagggaacctaatcacagtaaacggcaccatgaaaaaggagcaatacatcaaaattctcaacaacaacatcaggcagtctgcagagaaacttggccttgggcaccagtggacatttcagcacgacaacaacccaaaacacacagcaaaagtggtgaagaaatggttagcagacaaaaacatgttttgcagtggcccagccagagtcctgacttaaatccaattgagaatctgtggagggagctaaagatcaggctgatggcaaggagaccctccaacctgaaagagttggagctcatcactaaagatgaatgggtaaaaataccagtggagacatgcaaaaaactgctcagcaattataggaagcgtttgattgctgtgatagccaataaaggcttttatattgattattgagaagggtatgagtcattttggacatgccactttttgttcaaatgtaaataaaagatgagtaataattttttccataatgatgcctcttgtaaatTGTCTTATCTTCTGGGGAATGTCTGtgtcatttataataaaaaaagaaaaattgctggttgaataaaagtaactttaagtcagaatttgccaggggtatgaacaaAATGTGTTCTGCTCCCAAAATTGTCTGGAAATTTAAGCCACTCTTAGAAGGCATTCATTTTACTGCATCATATGCCCGCagatttaatattttgttatcTAATCTCTAAATCTAAGTGACATGTGACATGCACGCAAGTTTCGATTCCAAATACGTTTTGGGGTCATTGTACTCTATGTTATCTGCATACAGTAAAGGGGGCTTTTTACCCTGCGTtgtaattgtagttttttttatttcttcttcCTAAATGGGAGTCTATATCAGCCCTATATGAACCATATGGTAcataggaaaaaataaataatagtgagtataataataataaataattggaGTCTACAGGAGCAACTCTATAATAGAACCACCAGTTCAGATGTACAATATTCTTTTAGTTATAACTTTTTAATACCGTGTCCTACAAACAAATTCACCTCATTACTTTTCTCATGCTGATCATATTTAATATCATATAAGATTACAGTAGTTACCATTTTGAAATGTACTCTGTTTAATTTTTTGCTTCTCTTCCTTCAAATTTGGTTATATTTCAGATTATCAGACCTAAATTAAATTTGCACTGGACTGAGCTGCACAAAAATGAGTGACAGAATTTTGATATTCGTCTTTGCTTGAAAGTCATGATGATGTGAAGGTAATAATTTCAACTCAAAACTGGGTGAGATGCTGTATTTTGTCAAAGTCTTgatcagtcaaaaagaaataggCTTTATTAGCTaaggcagggttgccaggtttttgcaacaaaacccgcccaattgctactcacaACCGTGGTAAAAATCGCATTCCGAGGGGGTAAAATACAAGTTTTTTGGTGGGGTTCTCCTGGTacaatttgcattccaggggataaatatcacGTTAACACTTGGCTATTTTAACACTGCAGCAAAAGTGTTAAAATAGCCCAGTTTTGCAGGAAAACAGTGGATTGGGCAACACTGATCTGAGGGTACCTCCAAATTTggttatttttgcttaaaacatttataaaaaaattgtcTAAAAAAATTATTCCTTGGGCCAGCACCGGATAAAGTCCTCCAGTTGAATTTTTTTTGTCTAGAATTGTAAGTGTATATGGGCTGTTGACATGACATGGCATTTTCCCCGTcccacaaaataaaaattaacataattaatattgtcattatttaaaatgcagtaaatcattaaaaaattctTTGTCCTACATGGACCTGGTGTTATAAAAGCTGTGgtgttatttgattttttttagtctttGAGCCACATATCAAAATTGTCCTATGGCGTGACTATCTTAAGCATTGTTCaataaattacaacttttataaataaaaacaaaagcataaacatgttaataaatacctaattgtacaagtgtctattttagtaaatatcaaataatttttttcatcCACATATTTCTGAAAG belongs to Garra rufa chromosome 3, GarRuf1.0, whole genome shotgun sequence and includes:
- the hp gene encoding haptoglobin; amino-acid sequence: MRWLSVAVLLLGTITCLSDASFALDREQLSADRISSLRSKRMVGGSLTKSVPWQTMVYLSENILDGGFAGGALIAEQWVLTAGRNLFVRKSPSDTKGKEPLIPKIYLGISKRTHANASTEVAVQKVFLHPGFQNTSEWDNDLALIKLKDPVKFSESVMPIPLPEIGDNEEEKEGERGIIAGWGWGSLFTPAPILKFLSLPVRSCKAQILASTPNVGDKQFCTGPSGYEENVCFGDAGGAIAFLNTHTNTVYAAGILSFDKACSVKKHAVYTKISAYLPWIHSVMRGDSQEFPARRASLLIRMYLQQQ